In the genome of Capra hircus breed San Clemente chromosome 5, ASM170441v1, whole genome shotgun sequence, one region contains:
- the B4GALNT1 gene encoding beta-1,4 N-acetylgalactosaminyltransferase 1 isoform X1, which produces MRLGRRALGVLVLLLACASLGLLYASTRGAPGLRAPLALWTPLQGNPRPELLGLAPEPRYAHIPVRIKEQVVGLLSANNCSCESSEGRLHLPFQRQVQAFDFTRAFDPEELSTVSASREQEFQAFLSRSQSAADQLLIAPANSPLQYPLQGVEVQPLRSILVPGLGLQATSGQEVYQVNLTASLGTWDVAGEVTGVTLTGEGQPDLTLTSPGLDQLNRQLQLVTYSSRSYQANTADTVRFATEGHEAAFTIRIRHPPNPRLYPPGSVPQGGETAQYNISALVTIATKTFLRYNRLRALIASIRRFYPTVTVVIADDSDKPESIRGPHIEHYLMPFGKGWFAGRNLAISQVTTKYVLWVDDDFVFTARTRLERLVDVLERTPLDLVGGAVREISGFATTYRQLLSVEPGAPGRGNCLRQKRGFHHELVGFPGCVVTDGVVNFFLARTDKVREVGFDPRLSRVAHLEFFLDGLGSLQVGSCSDVVVDHASKLKLPWTSRDAKAETYARYRYPGSLDESQVAKHRLLFFKHRLQCMTSE; this is translated from the exons ATGCGGCTGGGCCGCCGGGCCCTCGGTGTGCTCGTCCTGCTGCTCGCCTGCGCCTCGCTGGGGCTCCTGTACGCGAGCACCCGGGGCGCGCCGGGCCTCCGGGCACCTCTTGCGCTGTGGACGCCCCTACAGGGCAACCCCAGGCCAGAACTGCTAGGTCTTGCCCCTGAGCCCAGATACGCACACATCCCGGTCAGGATCAAGGAGCAAGTGGTGGG GCTGCTGTCTGCGAACAATTGCAGTTGTGAGTCCAGTGAGGGACGCCTCCACCTCCCCTTCCAGAGGCAGGTCCAAGCCTTTGACTTCACCAGGGCCTTTGACCCTGAGGAGCTGAGCACTGTGTCTGCCTCGAGGGAGCAGGAGTTCCAGGCCTTCCTTTCAAG GAGCCAGTCTGCTGCTGACCAGCTGCTCATAGCCCCTGCCAACTCCCCGCTACAGTACCCCCTGCAGGGTGTGGAGGTCCAGCCCCTCAGAAGTATCTTGGTAccag GACTGGGCCTGCAAGCCACTTCTGGTCAGGAGGTATACCAG GTGAACCTGACTGCCTCCTTGGGCACCTGGGACGTCGCAGGGGAAGTAACTGGAGTGACTCTCACCGGAGAAGGGCAGCCAGATCTCACCCTCACCAGCCCAGGCCTGGACCAACTCAATCGGCAGCTGCAACTGGTCACTTATAGCAGCCGAAGCTACCAGGCAAATACAGCAGACACAG TCCGGTTCGCCACTGAGGGACACGAAGCTGCCTTCACCATCCGCATAAGACACCCACCCAACCCTCGGCTGTACCCACCTGGGTCTGTACCCCAGGGAGGTGAGACTG CCCAGTACAACATCAGCGCTCTGGTCACCATTGCCACTAAGACCTTCCTTCGTTACAATCGGCTACGGGCACTCATCGCCAGCATCCGCCGCTTCTACCCAACGGTCACAGTGGTAATCGCCGATGACAGCGACAAGCCAGAGAGCATTAGAGGTCCCCACATCGAGCACTATCTCATGCCTTTTGGCAAG GGCTGGTTCGCAGGCCGGAACCTGGCCATATCCCAAGTAACCACCAAGTACGTGCTGTGGGTGGACGATGACTTCGTCTTCACGGCGCGGACTCGACTAGAGAGGCTTGTGGACGTGTTGGAGCGGACGCCGCTGGACCTG GTGGGGGGCGCGGTGCGCGAAATCTCCGGCTTCGCCACCACCTACCGGCAGCTGCTGAGCGTGGAGCCTGGTGCGCCAGGCCGGGGGAACTGCCTCCGGCAGAAGCGCGGCTTCCACCACGAGCTCGTCGGCTTCCCGGGGTGCGTGGTCACCGACGGCGTGGTCAACTTCTTCCTGGCGCGCACTGACAAGGTGCGCGAGGTCGGCTTTGACCCGCGCCTCAGCCGCGTGGCGCACCTGG AATTCTTCCTGGATGGACTTGGTTCTCTTCAAGTGGGCTCCTGCTCAGATGTCGTTGTGGATCACGCATCCAAGTTGAAGTTGCCTTGGACCTCAAGGGATGCGAAGGCAGAGACTTATGCTCGGTACCGTTACCCGGGATCACTGGACgagagtcaggtggccaaacatCGTCTGCTCTTCTTCAAACACCGGCTCCAGTGCATGACCTCAGAGTGA
- the B4GALNT1 gene encoding beta-1,4 N-acetylgalactosaminyltransferase 1 isoform X2 encodes MRLGRRALGVLVLLLACASLGLLYASTRGAPGLRAPLALWTPLQGNPRPELLGLAPEPRYAHIPVRIKEQVVGLLSANNCSCESSEGRLHLPFQRQVQAFDFTRAFDPEELSTVSASREQEFQAFLSRSQSAADQLLIAPANSPLQYPLQGVEVQPLRSILVPGLGLQATSGQEVYQVNLTASLGTWDVAGEVTGVTLTGEGQPDLTLTSPGLDQLNRQLQLVTYSSRSYQANTADTVRFATEGHEAAFTIRIRHPPNPRLYPPGSVPQGAQYNISALVTIATKTFLRYNRLRALIASIRRFYPTVTVVIADDSDKPESIRGPHIEHYLMPFGKGWFAGRNLAISQVTTKYVLWVDDDFVFTARTRLERLVDVLERTPLDLVGGAVREISGFATTYRQLLSVEPGAPGRGNCLRQKRGFHHELVGFPGCVVTDGVVNFFLARTDKVREVGFDPRLSRVAHLEFFLDGLGSLQVGSCSDVVVDHASKLKLPWTSRDAKAETYARYRYPGSLDESQVAKHRLLFFKHRLQCMTSE; translated from the exons ATGCGGCTGGGCCGCCGGGCCCTCGGTGTGCTCGTCCTGCTGCTCGCCTGCGCCTCGCTGGGGCTCCTGTACGCGAGCACCCGGGGCGCGCCGGGCCTCCGGGCACCTCTTGCGCTGTGGACGCCCCTACAGGGCAACCCCAGGCCAGAACTGCTAGGTCTTGCCCCTGAGCCCAGATACGCACACATCCCGGTCAGGATCAAGGAGCAAGTGGTGGG GCTGCTGTCTGCGAACAATTGCAGTTGTGAGTCCAGTGAGGGACGCCTCCACCTCCCCTTCCAGAGGCAGGTCCAAGCCTTTGACTTCACCAGGGCCTTTGACCCTGAGGAGCTGAGCACTGTGTCTGCCTCGAGGGAGCAGGAGTTCCAGGCCTTCCTTTCAAG GAGCCAGTCTGCTGCTGACCAGCTGCTCATAGCCCCTGCCAACTCCCCGCTACAGTACCCCCTGCAGGGTGTGGAGGTCCAGCCCCTCAGAAGTATCTTGGTAccag GACTGGGCCTGCAAGCCACTTCTGGTCAGGAGGTATACCAG GTGAACCTGACTGCCTCCTTGGGCACCTGGGACGTCGCAGGGGAAGTAACTGGAGTGACTCTCACCGGAGAAGGGCAGCCAGATCTCACCCTCACCAGCCCAGGCCTGGACCAACTCAATCGGCAGCTGCAACTGGTCACTTATAGCAGCCGAAGCTACCAGGCAAATACAGCAGACACAG TCCGGTTCGCCACTGAGGGACACGAAGCTGCCTTCACCATCCGCATAAGACACCCACCCAACCCTCGGCTGTACCCACCTGGGTCTGTACCCCAGGGAG CCCAGTACAACATCAGCGCTCTGGTCACCATTGCCACTAAGACCTTCCTTCGTTACAATCGGCTACGGGCACTCATCGCCAGCATCCGCCGCTTCTACCCAACGGTCACAGTGGTAATCGCCGATGACAGCGACAAGCCAGAGAGCATTAGAGGTCCCCACATCGAGCACTATCTCATGCCTTTTGGCAAG GGCTGGTTCGCAGGCCGGAACCTGGCCATATCCCAAGTAACCACCAAGTACGTGCTGTGGGTGGACGATGACTTCGTCTTCACGGCGCGGACTCGACTAGAGAGGCTTGTGGACGTGTTGGAGCGGACGCCGCTGGACCTG GTGGGGGGCGCGGTGCGCGAAATCTCCGGCTTCGCCACCACCTACCGGCAGCTGCTGAGCGTGGAGCCTGGTGCGCCAGGCCGGGGGAACTGCCTCCGGCAGAAGCGCGGCTTCCACCACGAGCTCGTCGGCTTCCCGGGGTGCGTGGTCACCGACGGCGTGGTCAACTTCTTCCTGGCGCGCACTGACAAGGTGCGCGAGGTCGGCTTTGACCCGCGCCTCAGCCGCGTGGCGCACCTGG AATTCTTCCTGGATGGACTTGGTTCTCTTCAAGTGGGCTCCTGCTCAGATGTCGTTGTGGATCACGCATCCAAGTTGAAGTTGCCTTGGACCTCAAGGGATGCGAAGGCAGAGACTTATGCTCGGTACCGTTACCCGGGATCACTGGACgagagtcaggtggccaaacatCGTCTGCTCTTCTTCAAACACCGGCTCCAGTGCATGACCTCAGAGTGA
- the SLC26A10 gene encoding LOW QUALITY PROTEIN: solute carrier family 26 member 10 (The sequence of the model RefSeq protein was modified relative to this genomic sequence to represent the inferred CDS: inserted 2 bases in 1 codon), with translation MSVPASKSVGGEERSWRVXAPSPQPLTHIPKTFPSTMPPGMAFALLTSVPPVFGLYTSFFPVLIYTLLGTGRHLSTGTFAVLSLMTGSAVERLVPEPLSGNLSGIEREQLDAQRVGAAAAVAFGSGALMLGMFALQLGVLATFLSEPVVKALTSGAALHVLVSQLPSLLGVPLPRQIGCFALFKTLAAVLTALPRSSPAELTISALSLALLVPIKELNVRFRDRLPTPIPGEIAMVLLASVLCFTSSLDTRYNVQIVGLLPGGFPQPLLPSLAELPRILADSLPMALVTFAVSASLASIYADKYSYTIDSNQELLAHGVSNLVSSLFSCFPNSATLATTSLLVDAGGNTQLAGLFSCMVVLSVLLWLGPLFYYLPKAVLACINISSMRQMFFQMRELPQLWRISRVDFAVWTVTWVAVVTLSVDLGLAVGVVFSMMTVVCRTQRVQCLALGLAEGTELYRPLRKSHKLLQVPGLCILSYPAPLYFGTRGQFRRILEWHLGLGEGSKEAPKTDGPPDAAAEPVRVVVLDCSGVTFADAAGAREVVQLASRCRDAGIHLLLAQCNASVLGTLTQAGLLDRVTPEQLFVSVQDAAAHALERLVRRQQWREWRLGGSGPWRGEV, from the exons ATGTCTGTGCCAGCCTCCAAGAGTGTGGGAGGGGAAGAGCGGTCCTGGAGGgt ggcccccagcccccagcccctcacccaCATACCAAAGACCTTTCCTTCCACTATGCCCCCAGGCATGGCTTTTGCCCTCCTGACCTCTGTGCCCCCAGTGTTCGGACTCTACACTTCTTTCTTTCCCGTCCTCATCTACACCTTGTTGGGTACTGGGAGACACCTGTCTACTG GAACTTTCGCTGTCCTCAGCCTCATGACCGGCTCGGCCGTGGAGCGGCTGGTGCCCGAACCCCTCTCGGGGAACCTGAGCGGAATTGAGAGGGAACAGTTGGATGCTCAGCGGGTTGGTGCGGCTGCGGCAGTGGCCTTCGGGAGCGGGGCCCTGATG CTGGGGATGTTTGCCCTGCAGCTGGGCGTCCTGGCCACCTTCTTGTCGGAGCCTGTAGTCAAAGCGCTGACCAGCGGGGCCGCCCTGCACGTGCTGGTGTCCCAGCTGCCTAGCCTTTTGGGGGTGCCCCTCCCACGTCAGATTGGCTGCTTCGCTCTTTtcaag ACGTTGGCTGCTGTGTTGACGGCGCTGCCCAGGAGCAGTCCCGCAGAACTGACCATCTCGGCACTCAGCCTGGCGCTGCTCGTGCCGATCAAGGAACTGAACGTGAGATTCAGAGACAGGCTACCCACCCCCATCCCGGGGGAAATCGCCATG GTGCTTCTGGCCTCTGTGCTCTGTTTCACCTCTTCCCTGGACACAAGATACAATGTCCAGATAGTTGGGTTGCTGCCCGGAGG ATTTCCCCAacctctcctccccagcctggcTGAGCTGCCCAGGATTCTGGCCGACTCATTGCCCATGGCGCTGGTTACCTTTGCAGTGTCTGCCTCCCTGGCCTCCATCTATGCAGACAAGTACAGCTACACTATTGACTCCAACCAG GAGCTCCTGGCACATGGTGTCTCCAACCTcgtctcctccctcttctcttgctTTCCCAACTCTGCCACGTTGGCTACGACCAGCCTACTAGTGGATGCTGGAGGGAACACACAG CTGGCAGGCCTCTTCTCCTGCATGGTTGTCCTGTCTGTGCTACTGTGGCTGGGGCCCCTCTTCTACTATCTGCCCAAG GCTGTCTTGGCCTGCATCAACATCTCCAGCATGCGCCAGATGTTCTTCCAGATGCGAGAACTCCCTCAGCTATGGCGCATCAGCCGCGTGGACTTT GCTGTGTGGACGGTCACATGGGTGGCTGTCGTGACCCTGAGTGTGGACCTGGGCCTGGCCGTAGGTGTGGTCTTCTCCATGATGACTGTGGTCTGCCGCACCCAAAG ggtacagtgcctggcacttggaCTGGCTGAGGGGACAGAGCTCTACCGGCCACTCAGAAAGAGCCACAAG CTCCTCCAGGTCCCGGGGCTCTGCATCCTAAGCTATCCAGCACCGCTTTACTTTGGGACCCGAGGGCAGTTTCGCCGCATCCTGGAGTGGCATCTGGGGCTTGGAGAAGGAAGCAAG GAGGCTCCAAAGACAGATGGCCCACCTGATGCAG CTGCCGAGCCTGTCAGGGTGGTGGTCCTAGACTGCAGCGGTGTCACCTTTGCAGATGCTGCAGGGGCCAGAGAAGTGGTTCAG ctGGCCAGTCGATGCCGAGACGCTGGGATCCACCTTCTCCTGGCTCAGTGTAATG CCTCGGTGCTGGGGACGCTGACCCAGGCAGGACTCCTGGACAGAGTGACCCCAGAGCAGCTGTTTGTGAGTGTCCAGGACGCAGCTGCGCATGCCCTGGAGAGGCTGGTGAGGCGGCAGCAGTGGCGGGAGTGGAGGCTGGGGGGCTCTGGCCCATGGCGGGGGGAGGTGTGA